From a region of the Sulfuriferula plumbiphila genome:
- a CDS encoding EexN family lipoprotein: MKKIIPFLLTTTLVACGKPEPTATSNSSAPIESVESLAANPERLKALRQQCKTDRTKLGDELCNRVAEATNRRFLGDGKTPYTPPKEPPKF, encoded by the coding sequence ATGAAGAAGATCATCCCGTTTCTGCTTACTACAACGTTGGTTGCCTGTGGCAAGCCCGAACCGACCGCGACAAGCAACAGCTCTGCACCAATCGAATCCGTTGAATCGCTCGCCGCCAATCCCGAACGGTTGAAGGCACTGCGCCAGCAATGCAAGACAGATCGAACAAAGCTCGGTGATGAACTCTGCAACCGAGTAGCCGAAGCGACGAATCGGCGCTTTCTCGGCGATGGCAAAACACCCTACACGCCGCCGAAGGAGCCGCCCAAGTTCTGA
- a CDS encoding LysR family transcriptional regulator has protein sequence MELRHLRCFLAVAEELHFARAAERLHIEQSPLSRAIKELEEDLGVQLFARTTRSTRLTRAGRMFLEHVPRVFASLQQARDSVKAAANGFHGQLRIALSDGITPTCFSALLALCRQEEPEIEIRLTEVPLSQQIKGLHDDLYDVGFAQLDEAGDGLVAEPIWHDPLMVAVPARHPLLAYKRVPLDEVLRYPLALGDAHTCEGHARQIDRALRQSSMEPLIAERVASFDLMMTLVSAGFALGLAGASQIAASREPSVVARPLAGRSHMLTTYLLRADSEPSDALARFIKRVLAIDPPRGKTSAALERTDPPEEIEP, from the coding sequence TGGAGTTGAGGCACTTACGCTGCTTCTTGGCAGTGGCCGAAGAACTCCACTTCGCCCGGGCGGCCGAGCGCTTACATATCGAACAGTCGCCGCTTTCACGCGCCATCAAAGAACTGGAAGAAGACCTGGGTGTTCAGCTATTTGCTCGCACCACCCGCAGTACCCGACTCACGCGCGCGGGCCGGATGTTCTTGGAACACGTGCCTCGCGTCTTCGCCTCCTTGCAGCAGGCTCGGGACAGCGTAAAAGCCGCCGCCAACGGCTTCCATGGCCAATTGCGCATTGCCTTGTCTGACGGCATCACGCCGACCTGCTTCTCAGCCCTCTTGGCACTTTGCCGGCAGGAAGAGCCTGAGATCGAGATTCGCCTAACCGAGGTTCCCTTGTCCCAGCAGATCAAGGGGCTGCACGACGATCTCTACGACGTAGGGTTTGCTCAGTTGGATGAAGCCGGTGATGGACTTGTTGCTGAACCCATTTGGCACGATCCATTGATGGTGGCGGTTCCGGCACGTCACCCATTGCTCGCCTACAAGCGTGTACCGCTGGACGAGGTGTTGCGCTATCCCTTGGCACTCGGCGATGCGCATACATGCGAAGGACACGCTCGCCAAATTGATCGCGCTTTGCGTCAATCAAGTATGGAGCCGTTGATCGCCGAACGAGTCGCGTCCTTCGATCTGATGATGACCCTGGTGTCGGCAGGTTTTGCGCTCGGGTTGGCGGGCGCTTCGCAGATTGCCGCCAGCCGTGAACCCAGCGTGGTGGCCCGACCGCTGGCTGGTCGTTCGCACATGCTCACGACTTACCTGTTGCGTGCGGATAGCGAGCCGTCAGATGCCTTGGCTCGTTTCATCAAACGAGTCCTTGCCATTGATCCCCCAAGAGGAAAGACCTCAGCTGCACTTGAACGAACTGATCCACCAGAGGAAATCGAGCCATGA